A stretch of the Leptospiraceae bacterium genome encodes the following:
- a CDS encoding IS1182 family transposase, whose amino-acid sequence MNYIQGTSREQIVLYSECLDNVIKEDSPVRVIDAYVDNLDLKKLGFKIPKLETGKPPYNPHDLLKIYLYGYIERIRSSRKLEKECNRNQELRWLTKNLAPDFKTIADFRKNNKDGIKNIFKEFLFFCKKMNLLTLSIVGIDGTKLRAQNGQNNVFKRERIENIEQNIKSKIQEYLEELELNDISEANELNLKDGDEARDVLNKLKRLTKYNDKVKGIRELFENDPELQVYFANDTDSRFQSDKGKIRPGYNAQTAVDNTNKLIIANDVSQKSNDLEQMTPMIEKVQSIKEELKIENETNAVMDSGYFSEKEIMNNKDKSGINIIVPDTKSALDSNNKRECKSNPDKLPAKGYEIQDFVYDKERDIYVCPAGKELNRQNENPRQTSYGIYVNEYKCKECKDCFHRAKCTNSKTGRTIRVSINRETMDDFKKEMGNEENKKLIRKRKEIVEHPFGTIKRNLGFTYFIQKGIRSVQAEFSFICFAYNFKRVINILGIRAFIDAVNAK is encoded by the coding sequence ATGAATTATATACAAGGAACTTCTCGAGAACAGATAGTATTATACAGTGAATGTTTGGATAACGTCATAAAAGAAGATAGTCCGGTAAGGGTTATTGATGCCTATGTTGATAATCTCGATCTTAAAAAATTAGGTTTTAAAATTCCAAAGTTAGAAACAGGTAAACCACCATATAATCCACATGATTTACTAAAAATATATTTATACGGATATATAGAACGAATCCGAAGTAGCAGAAAATTAGAGAAGGAATGTAATAGAAACCAGGAACTTAGGTGGTTAACAAAGAATCTCGCCCCGGATTTTAAGACAATAGCTGATTTTCGAAAAAATAATAAAGATGGAATAAAAAATATCTTCAAAGAGTTTTTATTCTTTTGCAAGAAAATGAATCTACTAACTCTTTCAATAGTTGGAATTGATGGAACGAAGCTAAGAGCACAGAACGGACAAAATAATGTATTTAAAAGAGAGCGTATTGAAAATATCGAGCAAAATATAAAATCCAAAATACAGGAATATTTGGAGGAATTAGAATTGAATGATATTTCCGAAGCAAATGAACTAAATCTTAAAGATGGAGATGAAGCCAGGGATGTATTAAATAAACTAAAAAGACTAACGAAATACAATGATAAAGTGAAAGGGATTCGGGAATTATTTGAAAACGACCCGGAACTACAGGTCTATTTTGCTAACGACACAGATTCAAGATTTCAAAGTGACAAAGGAAAAATTCGTCCTGGATATAATGCCCAAACTGCAGTGGATAATACAAATAAGTTGATTATTGCAAATGATGTATCGCAAAAGTCAAATGACCTGGAACAAATGACTCCTATGATTGAAAAAGTCCAGTCGATAAAAGAAGAACTTAAAATAGAAAATGAGACAAATGCAGTAATGGATTCCGGATATTTTAGTGAAAAAGAAATAATGAATAATAAAGATAAATCGGGGATAAATATTATAGTACCAGATACCAAATCTGCACTGGATAGTAATAATAAGCGTGAATGTAAAAGTAATCCTGATAAACTTCCTGCAAAAGGATATGAAATCCAGGATTTTGTTTATGATAAAGAGCGGGATATATACGTATGTCCGGCAGGAAAAGAATTAAATAGACAAAATGAAAATCCAAGACAGACGTCATACGGGATTTATGTAAATGAGTATAAATGTAAGGAATGTAAAGATTGTTTTCATAGAGCAAAATGTACCAATAGTAAAACTGGACGAACTATTCGGGTCTCGATAAACCGAGAGACAATGGATGATTTTAAAAAAGAGATGGGGAACGAGGAAAATAAAAAGCTAATTCGTAAACGTAAGGAGATTGTGGAACACCCATTTGGCACTATAAAGAGAAATTTGGGGTTCACTTACTTTATACAAAAAGGAATTAGAAGCGTTCAGGCCGAATTTAGTTTCATATGTTTTGCTTATAATTTTAAAAGAGTCATAAATATTCTGGGAATAAGGGCTTTTATAGATGCTGTAAATGCAAAATAG